A stretch of the Musa acuminata AAA Group cultivar baxijiao chromosome BXJ2-7, Cavendish_Baxijiao_AAA, whole genome shotgun sequence genome encodes the following:
- the LOC103990819 gene encoding uncharacterized protein LOC103990819, giving the protein MQLEIIAKMSIVLAALPKAKTLAVKKTRLMFLGMLSKRKVLASAISNKIHALKGHDSGGGSGHALGGYSKAIVMYNAAREEVFSSPADHRESLEYVEEDEYPDLAHTLFDLDDELIDNPCSVMDLVRGSGEDGLEFNLENEIDHVADVFIRRFRREMRLQEQE; this is encoded by the exons ATGCAATTGGAGATCATTGCTAAG ATGAGTATCGTTCTTGCAGCACTACCGAAGGCCAAAACCTTGGCTGTCAAGAAGACCAGACTCATGTTTCTTGGGATGCTGTCGAAGAGGAAGGTCCTAGCGAGTGCAATCTCCAACAAGATCCATGCACTGAAGGGCCACGACAGCGGTGGAGGATCTGGCCACGCTCTCGGGGGCTACAGCAAAGCGATAGTGATGTATAATGCTGCCAGAGAGGAGGTGTTCTCGAGTCCAGCTGATCATAGGGAGTCGCTCGAGTATGTCGAAGAAGATGAGTATCCTGACTTGGCACACACTCTCTTTGACTTGGACGATGAGCTGATCGACAATCCGTGCTCTGTCATGGATTTGGTTCGAGGCTCTGGAGAGGACGGCTTGGAATTCAACCTCGAGAATGAGATCGATCATGTTGCCGATGTATTCATAAGGAGATTCCGTAGGGAGATGAGGTTGCAGGAGCAGGAATGA